One window of the Thermodesulfovibrionales bacterium genome contains the following:
- a CDS encoding DUF370 domain-containing protein, protein MKKGAGHILVNIGFGNVVSAQRVVAIVSPDSSPMKRLREEAKKKGKLIDATEGRKTRAIIITDSDHVILSALQTETITQRFSGDIVEQPSDNDYAYREEASGGS, encoded by the coding sequence ATGAAAAAAGGTGCAGGACACATACTTGTTAATATAGGTTTTGGAAATGTTGTATCAGCTCAGAGAGTGGTTGCAATTGTTTCCCCGGATTCATCGCCTATGAAAAGATTGAGAGAGGAGGCCAAGAAAAAGGGCAAACTCATTGATGCAACAGAGGGCAGGAAGACACGTGCAATAATAATAACCGACAGCGACCATGTAATCCTTTCAGCACTCCAGACAGAGACCATCACACAGAGATTTTCCGGAGATATAGTTGAACAACCAAGTGATAATGACTATGCTTACAGAGAGGAGGCTTCAGGCGGGAGTTAG